A genome region from Oenanthe melanoleuca isolate GR-GAL-2019-014 chromosome 14, OMel1.0, whole genome shotgun sequence includes the following:
- the LOC130259444 gene encoding ATP-sensitive inward rectifier potassium channel 12: MTTGRVNPYSIVSSEEDGLRLTTMPGINGFGNGKIHTRRKCRNRFVKKNGQCNVEFTNMDDKPQRYIADMFTTCVDIRWRYMLLLFSLAFLVSWLLFGLIFWLIALIHGDLENPGGDDTFKPCVLQVNGFVAAFLFSIETQTTIGYGFRCVTEECPLAVFMVVVQSIVGCIIDSFMIGAIMAKMARPKKRAQTLLFSHNAVVAMRDGKLCLMWRVGNLRKSHIVEAHVRAQLIKPRITEEGEYIPLDQIDIDVGFDKGLDRIFLVSPITILHEINEDSPLFGISRQDLETDDFEIVVILEGMVEATAMTTQARSSYLASEILWGHRFEPVLFEEKNQYKVDYSHFHKTYEVPSTPRCSAKDLVENKFLLPSTNSFCYENELAFMSRDEEEEDDDSRGLEDLSPDNRHEFDRLQATIALDQRSYRRESEI, encoded by the coding sequence ATGACTACAGGGAGAGTCAACCCTTACAGCATCGTGTCCTCTGAGGAAGACGGGCTGAGGTTGACCACCATGCCAGGTATCAACGGCTTTGGCAATGGGAAAATCCACACCAGGAGGAAATGCAGGAACAGGTTTGTAAAGAAGAATGGTCAGTGCAACGTGGAGTTCACCAACATGGATGACAAGCCACAGAGGTACATTGCAGACATGTTCACCACGTGCGTTGACATCCGCTGGAGGTATATGCTCTTGCTCTTTTCCCTGGCATTTCTGGTGTCCTGGTTATTGTTTGGGCTGATTTTCTGGCTAATTGCACTCATTCATGGAGACCTAGAAAACCCGGGTGGAGACGATACTTTCAAGCCTTGCGTTCTGCAGGTCAATGGCTTTGtggctgcttttctgttctCCATCGAGACCCAAACGACGATCGGGTACGGCTTCCGCTGCGTGACCGAGGAGTGTCCGCTCGCCGTCTTCATGGTGGTGGTTCAGTCCATCGTGGGCTGTATAATCGACTCTTTCATGATTGGTGCAATAATGGCAAAAATGGCCAGGCCCAAAAAACGGGCCCAGACATTACTCTTCAGCCATAACGCAGTAGTGGCGATGAGAGATGGAAAACTCTGCCTGATGTGGAGAGTTGGGAACCTACGGAAAAGCCACATAGTAGAAGCCCACGTACGAGCTCAGCTAATTAAGCCCAGGATCACAGAGGAAGGGGAGTACATCCCACTCGACCAAATAGACATTGACGTGGGGTTTGATAAAGGCTTGGACCGTATTTTCTTGGTGTCTCCCATCACCATTCTCCACGAGATCAATGAAGACAGCCCCTTGTTTGGGATCAGCCGCCAGGACTTGGAGACAGATGACTTTGAGATCGTCGTCATCCTGGAGGGCATGGTAGAAGCCACAGCCATGACGACGCAAGCTCGGAGCTCCTACCTGGCCAGTGAGATACTGTGGGGCCACCGCTTCGAGCCTGTCTTGTTCGAGGAGAAAAACCAGTACAAAGTAGACTATTCCCACTTCCACAAAACCTACGAGGTCCCATCCACCCCCCGCTGCAGCGCCAAGGACTTGGTGGAGAACaaattcctgctgcccagcaccaaCTCCTTCTGCTACGAGAACGAGCTGGCCTTCATGAGCCGCGACGAGGAAGAGGAAGACGATGACAGCCGGGGTCTGGAGGACCTCAGCCCTGACAACAGGCACGAGTTCGACAGGCTGCAAGCCACAATAGCGTTGGATCAGCGGTCGTACAGGAGGGAGTCGGAAATATGA